From Patescibacteria group bacterium, the proteins below share one genomic window:
- a CDS encoding SDR family NAD(P)-dependent oxidoreductase gives MASSHHVALITGASSGFGRATAALLAAHGYALVLIARREERLHALQKELSVPVYVKSLDIRNRNEVEAFFQTLPDAFSPIDVLVNNAGLALGLTPAQDAQLDDWEGMVDTNVKGLLYVTRCVLEKMKQQNRGIIINIGSVTGEVPYKGGNVYGATKAFVSQFSRNLRTDLFGTNIKVTNLEPGAAETEFSLVRFKGDAARAKSVYERSTPLTAQDIAETILWIIQRPGHVNIDSIRIMPLDQTWNGLVMNKK, from the coding sequence ATGGCATCATCTCATCATGTTGCCCTGATCACCGGCGCAAGCTCCGGGTTCGGCCGCGCCACCGCCGCATTACTTGCCGCACACGGCTACGCCCTCGTCCTTATCGCGCGGAGGGAAGAACGGCTGCACGCATTGCAGAAAGAGCTCTCGGTTCCCGTCTATGTGAAGAGCCTGGATATCAGAAACCGAAATGAAGTAGAAGCGTTTTTCCAAACGCTCCCCGACGCGTTTTCTCCCATAGATGTGCTTGTTAATAATGCAGGCCTCGCGCTCGGCCTGACGCCCGCGCAGGATGCGCAACTGGATGACTGGGAAGGGATGGTGGATACGAATGTCAAAGGGCTTTTGTATGTCACGAGATGCGTGCTGGAAAAAATGAAACAGCAGAACCGCGGCATTATCATCAATATCGGTTCGGTCACGGGAGAAGTGCCGTACAAGGGCGGGAATGTCTATGGCGCCACCAAGGCGTTCGTGAGCCAATTCTCGCGCAATCTGCGCACTGATTTATTCGGCACCAACATTAAGGTCACCAATCTCGAACCGGGAGCGGCGGAAACCGAGTTTTCCTTGGTGCGGTTCAAAGGGGATGCGGCGCGGGCGAAAAGCGTTTATGAACGCTCCACGCCGCTGACTGCGCAAGATATCGCCGAGACGATACTTTGGATAATCCAGCGGCCCGGGCACGTCAACATCGATTCGATACGCATCATGCCCCTTGACCAGACATGGAACGGCCTCGTGATGAATAAGAAATAA